In one Candidatus Ozemobacteraceae bacterium genomic region, the following are encoded:
- a CDS encoding helix-turn-helix domain-containing protein has protein sequence MGDPQKLLTLKEASEILHVNPEVLRRWLRGGRVNGVKVGSDWRISQTELSNMLRPARFASAPVVDGPKMCIKSPKWLEYSGLPKQLNDEIGPEAWPLLKKLVEIDFEKEDDEDRRIPLDTEDLSERTGYSNQIVERTLEQLADRQLLSISKQRGGSRHIEILTPLRTPRMILDIPFKKGGVQDAPSNALKNRCMRRYLEAPAGSRRSKK, from the coding sequence ATGGGTGACCCGCAGAAGCTGTTGACGCTCAAAGAAGCTTCCGAGATCCTGCATGTGAACCCGGAAGTGCTTCGCCGCTGGCTTCGCGGCGGACGTGTGAATGGTGTGAAAGTTGGCAGTGACTGGCGTATCAGCCAGACGGAATTGTCGAATATGCTTCGGCCCGCTCGTTTTGCCTCGGCACCCGTCGTTGACGGCCCGAAGATGTGCATCAAGTCGCCGAAATGGCTCGAGTATTCCGGGCTTCCGAAACAGCTCAACGACGAGATCGGGCCCGAAGCCTGGCCTCTCCTGAAAAAGCTGGTCGAAATCGATTTCGAGAAGGAAGACGATGAAGACCGGCGAATCCCTCTCGATACCGAGGATCTCTCCGAACGCACCGGATATTCGAACCAGATTGTCGAACGGACCCTCGAGCAACTTGCCGACAGACAACTGCTCTCGATCTCAAAACAGCGTGGCGGCTCACGGCATATCGAGATCCTGACGCCACTCCGCACGCCGCGGATGATTCTGGACATCCCGTTCAAAAAGGGCGGGGTGCAGGACGCGCCGTCAAACGCTCTCAAAAACCGGTGCATGCGTCGGTATCTGGAAGCGCCCGCGGGCAGCCGACGCTCGAAAAAATAG
- a CDS encoding M20 family metallo-hydrolase, translating into MSVDKQILEKISTYSEYAIHLQRGLVAHPAVCPENGGEGELAKAEWLQGELAKLKFDEIKRYDAPHAKAKGGVRPNIVARYKGTKSDRTFWIMTHLDVVPPGERSLWNTDPYQLHIDGNKLYGRGTEDNHQGLVASLLCVRALMECGVRMPFDVALLFNADEETGSEYGAHYMAEKHPDVFGKNDMFIVPDGGAADASLVEIAEKSIWWQKIRTQGKQCHASMPHLGRNAFRAASEFVVKLGSLYKTFKAKDKLFDPPMSTFEPTKKEANVPNVNTLPGDDVFYLDSRILPQYPLAQVEAEIKRLAAEIEKKFDVKISFEDLQRAEAAPPTPVDAAIVGAMIKSVKKIYKGAKPKAKGIGGGTVAAVFRKMNLPAVVYSKQDETAHMPNEYCILDNLIGDAKVFALTMLEMEK; encoded by the coding sequence ATGTCCGTTGACAAGCAGATCCTCGAGAAGATCTCCACGTATTCCGAGTATGCGATCCACCTCCAGCGCGGTCTTGTCGCGCACCCGGCCGTCTGTCCCGAGAACGGCGGCGAAGGCGAGCTGGCCAAGGCCGAATGGCTCCAGGGCGAACTCGCGAAACTGAAGTTCGACGAGATCAAGCGGTACGACGCCCCCCACGCGAAGGCGAAGGGCGGGGTGCGGCCGAACATCGTCGCCCGCTATAAGGGGACGAAGTCCGACCGGACGTTCTGGATCATGACCCACCTCGACGTCGTCCCGCCCGGCGAACGTTCTCTCTGGAACACCGATCCCTACCAGCTTCATATCGACGGCAACAAGCTGTACGGGCGCGGCACCGAGGATAATCATCAGGGGCTGGTCGCCAGCCTGCTGTGCGTGCGCGCCCTCATGGAGTGCGGCGTGCGCATGCCGTTCGACGTCGCCCTCCTGTTCAACGCCGACGAAGAGACCGGCAGCGAATACGGCGCGCATTACATGGCCGAGAAACACCCGGACGTCTTCGGCAAGAACGACATGTTCATCGTCCCCGACGGGGGCGCCGCCGACGCCTCGCTCGTCGAGATCGCCGAAAAGTCCATCTGGTGGCAAAAAATCCGCACCCAGGGCAAACAGTGCCACGCCTCGATGCCGCATCTCGGCCGCAACGCGTTCCGCGCCGCGAGCGAGTTCGTCGTGAAGCTCGGCAGCCTGTACAAGACGTTCAAGGCGAAGGACAAGCTGTTCGATCCGCCGATGAGCACCTTCGAGCCGACCAAGAAGGAAGCCAACGTGCCCAACGTCAACACCCTGCCCGGCGACGACGTGTTCTATCTCGATTCCCGCATACTGCCCCAGTATCCGCTGGCCCAGGTCGAGGCAGAGATCAAACGGCTCGCCGCAGAGATCGAGAAGAAGTTCGACGTGAAGATCAGCTTCGAAGACCTCCAGCGCGCCGAGGCGGCTCCGCCGACTCCGGTCGACGCGGCGATCGTCGGCGCCATGATCAAGTCGGTCAAGAAGATCTACAAGGGCGCGAAGCCGAAGGCGAAGGGAATCGGCGGCGGCACGGTCGCGGCCGTGTTCCGCAAGATGAATCTGCCTGCCGTCGTCTACTCGAAACAGGACGAGACGGCTCACATGCCGAACGAATACTGTATCCTCGACAATCTGATCGGCGACGCCAAGGTGTTCGCCCTCACCATGCTCGAGATGGAAAAATAG
- a CDS encoding pentapeptide repeat-containing protein, translated as MNIKLFKWLDRLVPIAEPAREINTPVRTFFYGLKLIMRGLFFVVLFSVLAFPLMLFLQRLLDLPPGDFLDIYGVGFTLMALTIMDFWRGFLAVVMATNGKVSQGKPPDGVEASLFVAAVTVFFISAAGYDIVKYNLQQWLATRSEISKNLELLSRGRDYWNTQVRNKPVAWETFEGTDLSGMDLRGYYFAGINFRKARLVGTRFDDSCMTYADFRGATLDGASFKGAILDRTRFDKARLRKVDFTGAWLDPKIFQSAAATEGLILDKLQPVKNAFQLTRQLFPNCR; from the coding sequence ATGAACATCAAACTGTTCAAGTGGCTCGACCGACTGGTGCCGATCGCCGAACCCGCCCGTGAAATCAACACCCCCGTCCGAACCTTTTTCTACGGGTTGAAGCTGATTATGCGCGGATTGTTCTTCGTCGTCCTCTTCAGCGTCCTCGCCTTTCCACTGATGCTCTTTCTTCAAAGGCTTCTGGACTTACCCCCCGGCGACTTCTTGGATATCTATGGCGTCGGATTCACTCTGATGGCTCTGACCATCATGGACTTCTGGCGCGGCTTCCTGGCCGTGGTCATGGCCACCAATGGCAAGGTGTCCCAGGGAAAGCCGCCGGACGGCGTGGAAGCCAGCCTGTTCGTGGCGGCCGTCACGGTCTTTTTCATCTCTGCGGCTGGGTATGATATTGTTAAATATAATCTACAACAATGGCTGGCCACCCGGTCGGAGATCAGCAAGAACCTTGAACTTCTCAGCCGAGGCCGCGACTACTGGAACACACAGGTCCGCAACAAGCCCGTCGCCTGGGAAACGTTTGAAGGGACCGACCTTTCCGGCATGGATCTGCGGGGGTACTATTTTGCGGGCATCAATTTCCGAAAGGCCCGCCTGGTCGGCACCCGCTTCGATGACAGCTGCATGACATACGCCGATTTCAGGGGCGCCACTCTCGACGGCGCGTCGTTCAAGGGCGCGATTCTCGATCGCACGAGATTTGACAAGGCACGTCTGCGAAAGGTCGATTTCACCGGCGCCTGGCTCGATCCGAAGATATTTCAATCCGCCGCCGCCACCGAAGGCCTGATTCTCGATAAGCTTCAGCCCGTGAAAAACGCCTTCCAGCTCACCCGGCAACTTTTTCCGAACTGCCGCTAG
- a CDS encoding MFS transporter: MKNHLVVVSSFLLIFGFSTIDSAISPMVAELSRHFGVVMNRVLLLISWATIGTVTGVLLGPALTTRFRVPTLLATATSGLLAGLAVFLSTNSMMLAQLSRLVFGLSSGTIAACMWWITFYGVPKSHYQAMMAVLMSARPLATALGVPLVGMLTAHAVSARTVLPAEASPGAAAPALSWQYSFWLFGAIMAVAGVVLVLSLRSRDSEEKKPLSVGGMLMDYVKAFRIPKAAEYYIGFTINRMCYFGFYCVAGIWFITHYRLDLASISKALFAIGLGEAVINFVVPAIRNRLGHALTFTGSLVASGVIFPVFITGDLPYGAALALITLFMILDRIYCMAMVITLPEMFPQAQNKTVFGSLNTLTAWAGLTAIAWLQGTFLNLVGLTAVQYLLIACYIVGSLMLYRVQAATVLAAGPAPAPEAEHA, from the coding sequence GTGAAGAACCATCTCGTCGTCGTCTCGTCGTTTCTGCTGATCTTCGGCTTTTCGACGATCGACAGCGCGATCTCCCCGATGGTCGCCGAACTCTCGAGGCACTTCGGGGTCGTGATGAACCGGGTGCTGCTGCTGATCTCCTGGGCGACGATCGGCACCGTGACCGGCGTCCTGCTGGGACCGGCCCTGACGACTCGGTTCCGGGTGCCGACCCTGCTCGCGACGGCGACCAGCGGCCTGCTGGCAGGCCTTGCCGTTTTCCTCTCGACGAACTCGATGATGCTCGCCCAGCTCTCACGGCTCGTGTTCGGTCTTTCGTCGGGTACCATCGCGGCCTGCATGTGGTGGATCACCTTCTACGGGGTGCCGAAAAGCCACTATCAGGCGATGATGGCCGTTCTGATGTCGGCGCGGCCCCTGGCGACGGCCCTCGGCGTGCCGCTGGTCGGGATGCTCACGGCCCACGCCGTTTCCGCCCGGACCGTCCTGCCCGCCGAGGCGTCGCCGGGCGCGGCCGCCCCCGCCCTCTCGTGGCAGTATTCCTTCTGGCTGTTCGGCGCCATCATGGCCGTCGCCGGGGTCGTTCTCGTCCTGTCGCTCCGTTCCAGAGACAGCGAGGAGAAGAAACCGCTCTCGGTCGGCGGCATGCTCATGGACTACGTCAAGGCGTTCCGCATTCCGAAGGCGGCCGAGTATTATATCGGATTCACAATAAATAGAATGTGCTATTTCGGCTTCTACTGCGTCGCGGGCATCTGGTTCATCACCCACTACAGACTCGATCTGGCGAGCATCAGCAAGGCGCTGTTCGCGATCGGCCTCGGGGAAGCGGTGATCAACTTCGTCGTTCCCGCCATCCGGAACAGGCTCGGCCATGCGCTCACCTTCACAGGCAGCCTCGTGGCTTCAGGCGTCATTTTTCCCGTCTTCATCACCGGCGACCTGCCCTACGGGGCGGCGCTGGCCCTAATCACCCTGTTCATGATCCTCGATCGCATCTACTGCATGGCGATGGTCATCACCCTGCCCGAGATGTTTCCGCAGGCCCAGAACAAGACGGTGTTCGGCAGCCTCAACACGCTCACCGCCTGGGCCGGCCTCACGGCGATCGCCTGGTTGCAAGGGACGTTTCTGAACCTCGTCGGTCTCACGGCGGTCCAGTATCTGCTCATCGCCTGCTACATCGTCGGCTCCCTAATGCTGTACCGGGTCCAGGCCGCCACCGTTCTGGCCGCCGGACCCGCGCCGGCGCCGGAAGCGGAACATGCGTAA
- a CDS encoding pyruvate kinase, giving the protein MRNPSDAERILTIGPASSSPEMVAALGRVATRFRLNTSHMSGDRLRESLSGIGRVFHDTGRVLPVVLDLQGAKVRIGRYPEVSGVPARVELRLADASDAPAVIPVPHESVFEKTAVGDVVHLNDRRVILRITGRNGPGSFEADCVRSGPLSSNKGFNCENRVYELVRLSPRDTEAIRIGNEFPFVEYAVSFVLDGSEAGLFRPLLGNRRLIAKIERPAALDRLAEIDALFDETWLCRGDLGAEADLRYLGRLQAKYIAAFSRLHKPKILAGEVLGSMAASPLPSRSEIVHLHDIFTAGFDGIVLSDETASGSHISDVISFMIYYFHLSTDTPSNV; this is encoded by the coding sequence ATGCGTAACCCGTCCGACGCCGAACGCATCCTCACGATCGGCCCCGCATCGTCCTCTCCCGAGATGGTGGCCGCTCTCGGGCGCGTCGCGACGCGGTTCCGGCTGAACACCTCGCACATGTCGGGCGACCGGCTCAGGGAAAGCCTGTCCGGAATCGGACGTGTTTTCCACGACACCGGGCGTGTGCTGCCGGTCGTTCTCGACCTGCAGGGCGCCAAGGTGCGCATCGGCCGGTATCCCGAGGTCTCCGGCGTTCCGGCACGGGTCGAATTGAGGCTTGCCGATGCCTCCGACGCACCGGCCGTCATTCCCGTCCCACACGAGAGCGTGTTCGAAAAGACCGCCGTCGGCGACGTGGTGCATCTGAACGACCGCAGGGTCATTCTGCGCATCACCGGCCGGAACGGCCCCGGCTCGTTCGAAGCCGACTGCGTCCGGTCGGGGCCGCTCAGCTCGAACAAGGGCTTCAACTGCGAGAACCGCGTCTACGAACTGGTCCGGCTTTCTCCGCGCGATACCGAAGCAATCCGAATCGGAAACGAATTTCCCTTCGTGGAATACGCGGTCTCGTTCGTCCTCGACGGGAGCGAAGCCGGCCTGTTCAGGCCCCTTCTTGGAAACCGCAGGTTGATCGCGAAGATCGAACGTCCCGCGGCCCTCGATCGGCTCGCGGAGATCGACGCCCTGTTCGACGAAACCTGGCTCTGCCGCGGCGATCTCGGCGCCGAAGCGGATCTGCGCTACCTGGGCCGCCTTCAGGCAAAATATATCGCAGCATTTTCACGTTTGCACAAGCCGAAAATACTGGCGGGTGAAGTGCTCGGCTCGATGGCCGCCTCCCCCCTGCCCTCGAGAAGCGAGATCGTGCATCTTCATGACATTTTCACCGCGGGTTTCGACGGCATCGTCCTCTCCGACGAAACCGCCTCCGGCTCGCATATATCAGATGTTATATCCTTTATGATTTATTATTTTCATCTCTCGACGGACACTCCGTCGAACGTCTGA